The following DNA comes from Novosphingobium sp. PP1Y.
ATGTTGGCCTCGGTCCCGCAAGGATCTCCCGCTTCGAACCTGGAGACGGCACGATCAACTATCAGCGCTGCTGATGTTGCCTGCACGTATGCCCGGGCGATGGGAAACTGCACGCCCTGGTTCTGGCCGATAGGCCGGCCGAAAACGCGGCGCTCCCTGGCATAGGCGCTGGCCCGATCAATGAAGAAGAGCGCATCGCCGACGCATTCCGACGCGATCAGGATGCGTTCGGCGTTCATGCCGTCAAGGATGTAGCGAAAACCGCGGCCTTCCTCGCCGATCCGGTTCCCGGCAGGGACCCGCAGGTCGTCAAAGAACAGTTCGGTCGTCGCATGGTTGAGCATGGTGCGGATCGGACGGATCGTCAGGCCATGGCCGACGGCTTCCCGCAAATCGACGATCAAGACGCTCATGCCGTCAGAGGTGCGCTGGACCTGATCCCGCGGCGTCGTGCGGCACAGCAGGAGCATCAGATCGGAATGTTCGGCCCGGCTGATCCAGATTTTCTGGCCGTTGACCACGTAATCGTCGCCCTCCCGCCGCGCCGTGGTGGTGATGCGGGTGGTATCCGTCCCGGCTCCGGGCTCGGTCACGCCAAAGGCCTGGAGACGCAGTGTGCCGCTGGCGATGCCCGGCAGGTAGCGCGCCTTCTGTTCCGGTGACCCGTGACGCAGGAGTGTGCCCATAGTATACATCTGGGCATGGCACGCACCGCCATTGCAACCGGTGCGGTGAATCTCCTCAAGAATTGCCGTCGCCGCGCCAAGCCCCAGGCCCGAACCGCCGAATTCTTCGGGAATGAGGACGGACAGGAAACCCGCCTCGGTCAGCGCCTGGACAAAAGCGGCGGGATAGCTTCGATCCCGGTCAAGTTCCTGCCAATAAAGTGAGGGAAAATTTGCGCAAAGCCTGCGCACTGCTTCGCGGATTTCGGCAAAGCTCTCTTCTTCGTGCATGGCTGGCTTGACCCTCATGAAGCCCGAATCAGGGCGTTTCGGCAGCTTCGATCGTCGCAGCGATCCGGCAAAGACCTGTTCCGAGTTGGTGCATCTCCGCCGCGTCGCGCATCCCTTCAAAGACGGAGGCCGACACGCAGTATGAACCTGATTTCACGGCAAGAAAGCAGGCAACGGAGGCAACGCCGGCGAAGGCAAACCCTTGGTCAGCGGCAAAGCCATCGCGCCGGGCCTGATCCACTTGCGCGGCAAAATCCGCGAAATCCAGCGGGCGCGCCCAGCGGCAGTCGGTAAACCTGTTCTGCAGTTCAGTCCTGTCGATGTCCTGGCCCACAGCAAGGGCTCTGCCAACGGAACCGGCCCCCAAGGGCTGGCGCTGCCCCAAGGCGAGCAGGATGCGGGTGG
Coding sequences within:
- a CDS encoding acyl-CoA dehydrogenase family protein produces the protein MRVKPAMHEEESFAEIREAVRRLCANFPSLYWQELDRDRSYPAAFVQALTEAGFLSVLIPEEFGGSGLGLGAATAILEEIHRTGCNGGACHAQMYTMGTLLRHGSPEQKARYLPGIASGTLRLQAFGVTEPGAGTDTTRITTTARREGDDYVVNGQKIWISRAEHSDLMLLLCRTTPRDQVQRTSDGMSVLIVDLREAVGHGLTIRPIRTMLNHATTELFFDDLRVPAGNRIGEEGRGFRYILDGMNAERILIASECVGDALFFIDRASAYARERRVFGRPIGQNQGVQFPIARAYVQATSAALIVDRAVSRFEAGDPCGTEANMAKLVASEASWFAADMCLQTHGGFGFAEEYDIERKFRETRLYQVAPISTNLILSHVATHVLGLPKSF
- a CDS encoding IclR family transcriptional regulator, giving the protein MNMVGPVRSVSHAIAILRLLSVRSEALTLAQVARSLGLSPSSCLNLLKTLVCEGAVRQDEGKRYSLSEAWVSCRGLAEDRQAQFVSRVQALLCRFARQQKATVGLWRMSSPNRVELIALGENDSPTRILLALGQRQPLGAGSVGRALAVGQDIDRTELQNRFTDCRWARPLDFADFAAQVDQARRDGFAADQGFAFAGVASVACFLAVKSGSYCVSASVFEGMRDAAEMHQLGTGLCRIAATIEAAETP